The stretch of DNA AACACAAAATAAATGCCCCAAATAATCAACTCTACTTGATGATATCACAGGCATAACAAGATACTATGGACGACATAAGCTAAAATAGTTCTGAATTGAATCACCATTTTACATCCACAAGAACCACAACATCAAAAATATAAATTCCACTTCCTCGTCAACATAACCTTGTCCTCAGGAGATTCATCTAGATTAGTTTCCACCCATTGTTGTAATACTTGAGATTATAGAACATTACAAGGAATGGCATAGGGTCCTTTACCCACCTCAGAGAGGCCCAACCAAACATAGGTGCATGGAGAGTCTCATCTCCGTGACTTTGTTTAACTCATTCGAGggcgcgcgcgggggggggggggggggggggggggggggggggggggggggtctcgGGACTACGACCGTTAGGGTGGAGGTTGTGACAAGCTTCACAAGTGTGGGATCAATGTCGCGGCGAGGAGAGAGAGAAAGAGGATTGTGCCTGGGTTGGTTTGGGATTCAATGGAGTTTGCAAGGTGGGTTTAAATCAGTGAAAAACTAGCACACTATTTCGTTCTGATCAATGTCTCGCTAATTGAATCAGTGTACAATGTCTCGTTAATAGCGTATTTTAAGGGCCTCACTATTTTGTCGTAGAACACATTTTTTTCATTGGTTTAAATAGGACAACACATAGGTGTAAAGAGTTAGGAACATGACATGTGGAAAGTTCAACACATATTCGATGAGAAATTAGTACCAGTGCCTACTATGCCCATGTTCATTTGCGCATACTCATGTGTGATGATATCAAATATGGACACGTCTAGGAAGCGGTCGGCTGCTCCCTAGCGCTCCGAAGTTGCCTActctttgaggtaagtatttgtCCTTTGTCATTATTTTTAGAATGCATGCCAAAAAGGAAACAAAAGGAAATTACCAACCAATCATTATGCATGGCTCTTCACTGCGTGTTAGAGTTGGACATCCCATGAAAAAAGTGTGAATACATTTAATTCAGATTTTTAAAAAGTGCGGCGTTTCGGCGCCCAGGCTCATCTGCACCTGGTtagaaaaaaatcaaaacaaatactagaaaaattaaaaaaaatctattttttgTGTGTAGTAGATAATTTGATGCGTGTGGTTCGCCCCAATTTTTAGATCATTTGAACATCTGAGTATCTCTCAGAAAAAAACACAAATTAGGTCAGAACAGTGTGTGAAGAGTAAACTTTTTTACAGACCtcgaatttgtcttttttgccgagAGCTGTTCAGATGTCCAAATGATTTGAAAATTGATGCAAACCTCACGTATCAAATTATCCACCacaattttttttggaaaattTTAACTTCTTTTAgtatttgtttttgtttttttcgtcAGCGAGGGTGTAGATGAGCCTGGGCTCAGAAATGAATTATCGATTTTTAAATATTTATAAAGTCATAACTTTTGAACCGGGCATCGAAATTAAGATCCATTTTCACCGTTGGAATTCTCTTGACGTgctcttcgaaactagatccaACATGAATATGTTTCGATGAAATTTTTTATGTGCAATTTACACTCTGTGTTGTGCAATTGTCTAATAGTCTATGTGCAACTACTTTATAGTTGATGTGCAACTTCCCGCTGCTCGTAGACATACATTTTTCACTGATGTGAACATGTGTGAACACGCTTATTTCAAGTtacattttttttaaaaatgttATAACTTTTGAACCGAACATTGAAATTAAGATCCGATTTCATCATTGGAATCCTCACGATGtgatcttcgaaactagatcccgCATGAGTATGTTTTTACGAATTTTTTGTGTGCAATTTACTCCCTGTTTGGTGCAACTGCCTAGTAGTTGATGTGCAAGCACCTGACATTTGATATTCGACTTTTTGCCATACCCATGGACATGCAGCTCCGTGGTCATGCGTGTGTGACTACGCCGCCACATTTGTGCAACTCTCACACTCGTGCGTGAGCTTCTATGCCGACGAGGGTGTGCACCGCTGCGTTTGTTACTATGGCGATAAGAGTGTGCAATTACATGGTCGTGCGTGTGCCACTATACGGACAGGAGTGTGCAACTCCGCTGCCACACGTGTCCGACTATATCCATAAGAGTGTGCAACTTTAGGGTTGTGCGTGAGCTACTACACCAACAAGAGTGTGTAGCTCTGTGATTGCGTGTGTGCAACTATGCCACCGGGCGTGTGCACCTCCCGTGCATCAGCTACTATGCCGACAAGTGTACACATTTATGGCCCCGCATGTGCAACCATGACGATGAAAGTGTGCAACTTTGTGGCCTCGCGTGTGCGACTATGCTTTAGAGCCCTCTTATATGCAACTTTTCTCTACCTTCTGGATGTACCGTTTTTATCATTCAACTATCCCTAGCAGTGAGATGTGTAATTTCATTTGTTGCCCTGATCAACTGTCAATCAGACCATGTGCAAATCCGCATGTTGCTTCCACCAACTGAAACAACACATCCACAAGTAGAAAGGGGAAGGAGTTGCACATTGACTACTACGCGGTTGGCTGGAACAACAAACTAAGGTGCACATGCTGCTGGTACGGGTAGGGGGCCAGGGTGTGCCAGCAGTGAAAACTGCACATCCACAAGAAGGGAGAGGGGTTGCACATCGACTACTAGGTAGTTGACCAGCAGTAGACTAGTCGCACGTCACAAAAAAATGATTGTCATGGTTTCTAGGCTGCAACCTCATATGAAGTTGGATTATATAACTCTAAAGTTGGTTTCGAAAAAAGTTGCACCTTGCAGTATTAAAGTTGCATCATACGCAATAATATAGTTGCACCATATAGCATTAAAGTTGGCGTCGAAAATATTTCGTCAAAACAAACCCATAAGGGATCTAGTTTCAAAGATTTCGTCGCGAGGATTCCAACCATGAAAACATGTATGAATTCTGACACACTGTTTGAAAGATATGActttaaaaaatattaaaaacTTGAAATAAATGCACATCGATCTATTTTCCAGCGTCCGACCAGAGAAGACCTCACTTGTGCGGGGGCTCGATCTGGTCTGATCGAGGCTGTCTATGGCTGGCTGCTCATTTCAGCCAGATAGTGCGTGCGCACTAATAAGAATTTGGAATCAAATATAGCTTATCACATCACACAGGGACATGTTTGGAGTCGAATTTCAAAAAGGGGCACGCAGGCACATCGAACACGGGAATATTTGCCTAGCACATCACACACGATTACTTGGAATTGAATTAGAAAACCAACCAAccagttttttcttttctttttgagAAACCAACCAACCAGTTTCACATGGTGCTCAATGGCGGGACAAGAACATACTGATAGCATTTATTTTCTCGGGGAAATACTAATAGCAGTTATGAGTACTTCCCAACAAAGAGAAATTGTTACCAGGTACGTATGAGACCGAACAAGCAGCACTTTACAACGTGCAGTTGAGTCGGGACGTGGGCACGGCGTAGAGGTGCGCGGCGCGCGGTCCAGTGATGCCGGGCATGTCACCCATGTCAAGCTCCGCCGGACTCATACCGTCGGGTAGCTCCCAGTTGAACCCATGGGCGAGGTATGCGACAGCCAATTGTACTGCATGATGACCGAATCCCTGTGCTGGACACGAGCGTCGTCCAGACCCGAAGGGTAGGAACTCGAAGGAGCCGCCCTTGAGGTCCCGCCCGACAGCGTCCCCCTCACCTGGCATGAACCGCGTCGGCCGGAAGGCGTCGCCGTCCTTCCAGGCCTCGCGGTAACGATTGATTGCCCACATATTGATTATTATTCGCGAGCCTTTAGGGACCGAGTAACCTCCGAGTACACAGTCTTTAGCAGCCGCGTGGAGAAGCGTCGGGATGGGCGGGTGCATGCGGAACGTCTCTTTGACGACGCATCCTAGGAAGGGGAGCTTGTCGAGGTCTGAGTCATCCACCATGCGGTCGAGCCCCACCACGTCAGCCAGCTCCTGCTGAAGCCGTGCAAAGGTATTAGGGCTACGCATCATCTCCGCCATTGCCCACTCAATCGTTGAACTCACCGTTTCCGGCCCGCCAAACAACATATCCTGTGTTGGGAAGCACACATTAAATGTACCAATAGAAGTGTCTCAAAAAAATGTACCAATAAAAACAATAAGAAATTGTTAATCGTACTCTCAAATCACCATGTATCAAATTTCAGTCAGTGTGAACTCATTATGCTTTTATCACCATGGTGGAAAGTTATGAGTCAATGAAAATGCCGCGATACTCCATGGTAATAATTCAGCAAGTCATATAAATGGTGATGTCCTTATTAACCCATTATCTTTTGGTGCAGCTTATTCTATAACTTTCTgagatttttttttgaaagaaCATGATGTTAACCGCGCACATCACACTCAAACGAACCATCTGTTTTTAAAAACCACTGAAAAACTTGCAGGTTTTGACTATGATTCACCATAGTTTCTTCTAACCAACCTCATAATTTTCCTCCTCATCTCTACGTCATTGCCCCCCAAAAAACTTTTCTTCTGATTTCCCCTATGATGTCACTTATTTTGGATAAACTTTGTACACTGGAGTCTGAGGATTCTGTTTGGTTCACTATAACTGCATCTGAATTTTCTAGACAGTTTGAAATTGAATCAAAGTTTAAATAAACAAAGCCCAGGACATGTTTTGTTTAGTCAGAGGGTTATCTTTTTTTTGCTAGGTTTTTTTGACAACTTGATTTTTTGGTTAAATTTGAACTGAACACTTTACAAGAAATTCTCTCCTATTCTTTTACTCGGTTTGGGAAAAAGTAACTGAACAATACAATTAGGGGTCATCTTTGATATGACAAAAACCACGTCAGTTTGAAAGTTGGGGAGGGTTATAACTCTTATCTTCATAAAGAGTTTGAGAGGGAGGGGGGGGGAGTGCAAACTACTCTCTAATTCCATTACACGTAGTGTCTCCTAATTATTCCTAGGTCCTAGGTATAAACATGTCTCATGCTTAGAATATTGAAAGGTAAGAATACAAAGCAAAAACTACAATTTGGTGGCTTGTCAACTGTTACATGATATGGAACCACATGAATATTACGAAGAAAATATCACAGCACCTAGAGGGATAATGCATCCACTTTGAGGTTACGTTTATttcctttttttgggggggggggggggggggggtttattTTTTCCCGAATAAGGTGGTATTATCCATGCTACTGGTAGTACTTCTAGTCTCGGTGGCTTCGGCCTTTGCCTTCCTCAAGCACCTTTGGATGCTAATTGAGCCCGTACTCATGCATCCCATTAACTACTTCAACCACTTGTCCAGTCTCTTGCGCATAAAATGCAACCGCATTGTCGTCCTTCCTAAAAACAATGATTCGACACCACCAAAAACTTCCACACCGTCTCATTGCCAAATTGTGTCACGGAGACCCACCCCAAAATGAGGATCATGTCGCTGACTAACAATGTCATGCCCCCATAACCACGAAGGACATGAGTGTCCCAACAAGCATGGAGTGGCCCATGCTTGCTCCTCGAAGTTCTCTGGCAATACAGGGCACATCACCACAAGGAGTCTGCTTCTACATAGCATAGGTCTTCTGTATTAGTCATGTACAAACCGACAAGGTCTCTACTACCATATGTAGCATAATTTCCATTGGACCACCCCCTAACTGACTCGTGGTCTATAAACCTACCTTGTAATAGTAAAAATAAAATGAACTGCTTAGAGTGAACTTCGAGTCATAGTAACGTACCATGATCATGGCCTTGACGTTGTCGCGGGTGAAGTGGAGGGCGTCCTTCCCTTTGGATAGGTTCGCGTCGGCGAGGAAAGCGAGCAGGCCATCTACCAAGTCGGCGTCGGCATCGGCGGGGTTCTTCCCTCTCCTCACGTGGTCGTCGATTATCTTGTCGGTAAACTTGTCGACGGCGCTGCGCGCTGCGTGGAGGCGGCGGTTGAAGCCCAGCCGGGCCGTCCACCGGAGCCACGGGAAGTAGTCGCCGGCGTGGAACTCGCCTAAGATCTTGGAGAACACCCGGAGGATGACGACGAACTCGTCCAGTCCCTCGTCGCCGGCGCTGAAGGCAGCGCGGAAGATGACGCCCACGGTGTGGTTGAAGATGAGCTCGCCTAGGTTCACGGCCTGGCCGCTGCGCCTGCCCACGTCGCGGGCCAGCGCCCCGTACCCGTCGCGCACGGCGAGCCACGTCTCGGCGCGGCGCCGGCTGAAGAGGGTTGTGGCGCAGAGCCTGCGCATCTCGCGCACGTGGGCGCCGCCGTCCGCGAACGCCAGGTCGGAGCGGCCGTAGGTGAGGTAAACGTTGGCGGCGGTGGCCGGGCGGTTCGAGAAGGCGCCGTCACGCGCCTGCAGGACCTCCCGCGCGTGCTCCGGCGTCGACACCGCCACCACGTGGAGGCAGCCGAGGCGGAGGTGCAGCAGCCCGCCGTACTTCTCCGCCAGCGCCACCAGCCCGCGGTGCGTCAGCTGGTTCACCAGCGTCATGTTACCGACGATGGGCAGCGGCTTCGGGCCCGGAGGGAACGGCGCGTAGCCCCGCCGTCTCCGTCTCCGCAGGGTGGCCAAGGCCACCGAGACGAGGAACAGCCAGATCAGTGGGTCCTGGAGACACTCCACGGCCATCTTTGCGAAGGCAGCCATTAATGGCATGCACGATCTAGCTCAGGATACTACGCTTTCTCACTTGCAAGCCAGAATATATAATCCTATACAATGCCGTAGCGAGGAATTTTCAACGCCCCGGACCAGCCTTGTACCAGTGCGCTCCTGTAGCTACAATGCACGAAGCATTTTCTCTTCACGCCCTGGGCCACGGCCTGGTGGCAGCCCGGGGCTTGTCGACGCCCCTGATCCTATATACTCCCTCCGGAAATTTTTGTCTTAAATTTGTTTAAATACAGATGTATCAATTCATATTTTAGTATCATATATATCCATATCTAGACGAATCTAAGACAAAAAAATTCGGACGGAGGAAGTATATATAGCTAAATCCAATACTTGTGTGTGTAAATTCCAGAAAACATACCATGGTAGTAGCTGCTTAAACATCTAACCTTTGTCAGGTAGAGAGAATAAAGCAATTGAAACACAAATTTATTCCTCTACGTGTTGCTCGTGGGCAAATTTATAATTCATGGGTGATCCAGGATATTGCTTGATAATGTAGCCAGGTGGTACGGAGGGTTTGTAAAACAATCAGCTGGCGGATGCAATGAGCACTTGCGCAGTACTCCCAATAATTGGTGAGGGCGCAGAAGGGTGTTGATGTTCTAGCTAATTAAGGGCGTCTCGGATGGTAGCCCCTAAACTGACACAAGAAATGTCATTTTTCACGTTCGAATGTGGTCAACAGACGTGATGTGAAAAGTAGCCATCTAATCTTTAATCAGAAAAAATCTCCATTTGTCCTGttgaggagagagagagagagaggggaggaggACAATGTGGTTACTTTTTATTGGTCAAGTGCATGTCCAAACTCCGGCATAACTCTTTTATGTTGCTCCGGTTTGCGGGAAAATGAACGTCTTGACCACTCCACGGATGCAGGTCCTCGTTGGGTGATAAGAGTTGACAATAGTGCTCCGGACACCACAATTCGAACATATACGGGTCAGGGTGTGCATTCGGTTTTTTCATTTTGATTCAATTCGGTTTATACGGTTGTGGTTTATACAGTTTTTATACTTTGGTTCATACGGTCTTATACATAGATACGGTTCGGTCTTAGTAATAATGATTAATTACCAGATTAACTCAAGTTGACATGAATTTTTGAGCCAACACCTAACTTTTTCATGTGTAAATACATGATATGTATCATAACGAGGAAAAACAATTATAAAAGGATAAAGAATGGACGTTAGATAGGCAGTTAGGCGAATCACGTAAACTAAAGCACTGAATGGGCTAGAAAGTATTGTACTATAGTAGCCCATTATGCTTTTAAAACCAAAAAACCACATTTTTGGTTAATTTGGTTTAGCCATATGGATTTCGGTTTCTAACCGAAAAAACTGAATGCAAATGGTTTTCATATTTCAAAATTGAAACTGAAATCGAAACCTAAAAAGACCAAAATTTCTGTTCGgttcatttttttgtttggttttTGGTTCGGTTTTGCACACTTGATATACGGGAGCTTTGACTATCTCCTTTGAAAATGCCCTAAGCACCATAAGTTGTCAAAGTACAACCAAATGATGACGATATATACTCAGGATGGTCCCAATGGTGGCATGTTGCTCCAATTATCGTTGCATGTTGTTTTTCTATCTTTGCTATTTGACTTATTGGTGCCTCCTGGATCACAGAATGTTGTTTTGTTACCAATATCACTACAGGAATTGGCTTCAATGCCAAATAATACCAAAAACCCTCGGCAAAAGGTATGCCAAAGGCTATCGTCGGCATATGGTCGTCGTCTTCAATTTCCTCAGCAGCTAGCCAGATGGTCGTTGACATATAAGATCGATCAGCATACATGACAATGCCGAAGGTTTTCTTGCCTTCGGCATTGAAAAGCCGTTAGAAAAAAAAATATTGTGGCCTGTTGGACATCGTCTGGACATGTATGCCGAGGGCTCTGCCGTCAGCATAAATCGCCACATGGCAACACCTAGTACCCCTTGGTGTTGTGCTATGCCAAGGGCAAAGCTGTCGGCATACTTGGGGGATATACCGAGGGCATTGTCGTCAACATACATCGCCACACGGCTGCACCTGGTTCCCCCTAGAAGGGTGCTTTGCCGAGGGCGAAGTCATCGACATACCTGGGAACTATGCCGAGGGTTTTTACCATGGGCATACGCGCAACGTGGAGGCACCTAGTGCTATGCTGAGGGCTTAGCCTTCAGCATATAGGTGTTTCTATTTTTTGGCTTTTGCTTCTGCCGTGCAATTTGAAATACCCACATGCCCTAATACCCAGATACATAACATTGATCATCATCAAATCCACATGCATAACATCAAACCACCAGGAAGGATATGGTTCACAATTCAAATAAAGGATTGTAGAAGGACTTAAGTGCATAAACTACAATGCCACAAAGCAATTAATAAAAGTAATAAGAATCCGTAATGTAATTTTATTACTAATACAAAAGTAGGATCTAAAAAGTGAATAAAGGAAACTTTAATGATAAGTATTATTATTAAAATGAAATGATATCAGTATACAATCTACAATAAGAAACTATAAACCTTATtcatataaataaaattacaaatattcaagatacacttgaagaaaaataaataaaagaagaACGGAAATGCCTTCAAACGTCTAACACAAACACACAACAAACATGAAAGAGTTGTGTGAGGTAAAAATGTAGCATTCCCCTAAGGGAAATGCCTTTGCTATTGGAGCTAGCACTTAGGAATTTGGAAACATTAGCAAGTCGGGTAGGAGAATGATCCAAGAGAAAAGCAGAGCCAACAAAACATGGATCAGAACAAAACCCAAAGATCAACTCAAATTAGCACCAACTCCATGCTTATGAAATCCCTTAATTGATTCAGGTTAGTTTTTAGATTAAATCCAACTAACCCATCACTATAATAAATCATTTGTCTAATGACAATGGACAAATGAATTCATGTGTACGGAATAAAGCCAACAATTGATAAAGATCACAACCAGACATGCTTATCGTAATCGGCGAGCAGGCAGACCATCTACCAAGTCAGCGTCGGCATCGACGGGGTTCTTCCATCTCGTGAGGTGATCGTCTATTATCTTGTCAGTAAACTTGTCAAGGGCGTTGCGCTCTGTGTTGAGGCGATGGTTGAAGCCCAGCCAGGCAGTCCAGCGGAGCCACGGGAAGTAGTCGCCGACATGGAACTCGCCTAAGATCTTGGAGAATACCCGAAGCGGCCGTAGTTGAGGTAAACGTTGGCGGTGGTGGCCGCCCGTTTCAAGAAGCGGATGTACGTCCCGCGCCGATAGAACGTTGGCAGTCGTGCTCGCTTTCCTTTGGAAATGCCTAAGCCCCTTAAGTTGTCAAGGTAAGACAACCAAATAATGTCGATATATACTTAGGACGGTCCCAATAGTGGCATGATGCTCCAATTATTGTTGCATGTTGCTTTGCTATCTTTGCTATTTGAGTTAGTGGTGCCTCCTGGATCACATAATGTTGTTTTGTTACCCGTATCACTACATGAATCATCTTTGATGTCGATGGCCTAAAGCCGTCGGCATAATACCAAAAACCCTCAGCAAAGGACTATGTCGACGGCTACCCTCGGCATATAGCCGTCGTCTTCAATTTCCTCGGCAACTAGCCAAATGGCCATTGACATATAAAAGCCGCTGGCATACATGGCAACGACAAAGGTTCTCCGTTGACGTCGACATAGAAAAACAGTCATGAAATAAGAAACATTGTGGTTAGTTGGACAGCTCCCGGGCATGTATACCGAGGGATCTACTGTCGGCATAACTCGCCACATGGCAGCACCTAGTACTCCCTGGTGCGATGCTTTGCCGAGGGTAAAGTTGTCGACATTCTTGGGGGATATACCGAGGGCATTGTCGTCAGCATACATCACCACGCAACAGCCACTGGTGCTCACTAGAAGGGTGCTTTTCTGAGGGCAAAGTCGACAACATACATGGGAGCTATGCCCAGGGCTTTGCCGTCGGCATATGTGCCACGTGCAGGCAGCTGGTGCTATATATGCCGAGGGCTTTGCCGTTGGCATATAGGTGTTTCAATTATTTTTTGTTTGCTTTTGCTTCTGCCCTGCAATATAAAATACCCACATGGCGTAATACCTACATACATATCAGGGATCATCATGAAATCTACATATATAACATCAAATCCACATGTATAACATCAAACCCACATGAAGGACTTTGTTCACAATTCAAATAAAGGATTACATAAGGACTTAAGTACATAAACTACAATTCAATTAACAAACCAATTAATAGAAATAATAAGAATTCATAATGTAATTCTATTAATAATATAAAAGTAGGATCCAAAAATTGAATAAAGGAAACTTTATTGATAAGTATTATTATTACAAAATGAAATGATAAAATTATACAATCTGAAATACGAAACTATAAACTTTATTCATATAAATACAATTACAAATATTCAAGATACATTTGAAGAAGAATAAATAAAAGAAGAAAGGAAAAGTCCTACACTAAACCTATACTAAACCATCTAGTGTTTCTTCTCTTGATGATCTTCAAACCTCCAATAGAAATAAACAACAAACAGGAAATAGTTGTGTCAAGTTAAAATGTAGCATTCCCCAAAGGGAAATGCATTTGCTCTTGGAGCTAGCACCTAGGAATTTGGAAACATTAGCCAAATGCCAATAGTGACTGAGTTGCTCAAGTGAACAGTGAGCAAATAGAACCAATGAAACAGTACCAATATGCCAATAGGATCAATAGATGACAATCAGAGCAAGTCGGGTAGGAGAATGATCCAAGAGAAAAGCAGAGCCAACAAAATATGGACTAAAACCAAACCCAAAGATCAACTCAAATTAGCACCAGCTCCATGCTTATGAAATGCTTCAGTTGAGATGGGTTAGTTTTTGGACAAATGAATTCCTGTGTATGGAATAAAGCCAACACTAGATGAAGATCACAACTAGCCATGCTTTTCAACAAACACAGTACACAACAGCTGTTGCCCTAACTACAGAGCAATAGAGCCTCTCAGCCTGCCACAGCACACAGGCAACTCAATAGCATATAGCTGAGTTACACACGTGTGTCAAGCAGCCAAGTGACCACTAGCACTACAAGAAAACCCCCTATAATGCAACATATATTCTTCAACGTTTTGATTGTATGTTGCAAAATTCACAATAGATACAGATAATAAGCATTGTAGCATATGCGTTTTAGATGTGTGCTCCACAACTCCAGACTCTTGTGGCCCGGCCCAAGTTGGCTTCACAATTAATCTAGGTCATTACCTTTTCCCAGCCTCCCTGTTCCTCTCGATTTCTCCCACGCCGCCC from Triticum urartu cultivar G1812 chromosome 3, Tu2.1, whole genome shotgun sequence encodes:
- the LOC125542421 gene encoding cytochrome P450 84A1-like — encoded protein: MPLMAAFAKMAVECLQDPLIWLFLVSVALATLRRRRRRGYAPFPPGPKPLPIVGNMTLVNQLTHRGLVALAEKYGGLLHLRLGCLHVVAVSTPEHAREVLQARDGAFSNRPATAANVYLTYGRSDLAFADGGAHVREMRRLCATTLFSRRRAETWLAVRDGYGALARDVGRRSGQAVNLGELIFNHTVGVIFRAAFSAGDEGLDEFVVILRVFSKILGEFHAGDYFPWLRWTARLGFNRRLHAARSAVDKFTDKIIDDHVRRGKNPADADADLVDGLLAFLADANLSKGKDALHFTRDNVKAMIMDMLFGGPETVSSTIEWAMAEMMRSPNTFARLQQELADVVGLDRMVDDSDLDKLPFLGCVVKETFRMHPPIPTLLHAAAKDCVLGGYSVPKGSRIIINMWAINRYREAWKDGDAFRPTRFMPGEGDAVGRDLKGGSFEFLPFGSGRRSCPAQGFGHHAVQLAVAYLAHGFNWELPDGMSPAELDMGDMPGITGPRAAHLYAVPTSRLNCTL